The Nodosilinea sp. PGN35 genome includes a region encoding these proteins:
- a CDS encoding UPF0175 family protein — protein sequence MSVVISDDILEASQLTPGEFRQEIAVHLFQTGRLTLGYASQLAELPLNTFRQLLKQRNIPLYVYDVEDFELDLKNLQALGRL from the coding sequence ATGAGTGTTGTGATTTCAGACGATATTTTAGAAGCCTCTCAGCTTACTCCTGGCGAGTTTCGTCAAGAAATTGCTGTACATCTTTTTCAAACTGGCCGTTTGACGTTGGGTTATGCTAGTCAGCTGGCAGAATTACCACTTAATACCTTTCGTCAGCTTCTAAAACAACGGAATATTCCTCTCTATGTCTATGACGTTGAAGATTTTGAACTGGACTTGAAAAACCTTCAGGCGTTGGGGCGGCTGTGA
- a CDS encoding NAD(P)H-dependent glycerol-3-phosphate dehydrogenase: MLATPPLAQVFEAYKHRQITLTILGSGAWGKALAHIANSNGHAVRIWSRSGDLPLEDALAGAEVIMSAISMKGVPDLVQRLRGLNIPETTIFVTATKGLDPETTLTPSVIFQRAFPNHAVAVLSGPNLSKEIEAGLPAATVVACANETAAEAVQHVFAGENFRTYRSSDPLGAELGGTLKNVIAIAVGVCEGLELGSNARSALITRALPEVMRIGTHLGGQPETFLGLSGLGDMLATCTSALSRNYRVGYGLAQGKSLEQILEELGSTAEGVNTAYVLHDIAQREQISVPISRQVYLLLKGDISAEEAVAALMERKLKAEDYQEILQGE, translated from the coding sequence ATGCTCGCCACCCCACCCCTCGCCCAGGTCTTTGAAGCCTACAAACACCGGCAAATCACCCTCACCATTCTCGGCTCCGGTGCCTGGGGCAAAGCCCTGGCCCACATCGCCAACAGCAATGGCCATGCGGTGCGAATCTGGTCGCGCAGCGGCGATCTTCCCCTGGAGGACGCCCTGGCTGGGGCCGAGGTGATCATGTCGGCGATCTCCATGAAGGGGGTGCCGGATCTGGTGCAGCGGCTGCGGGGGCTAAACATCCCTGAGACCACAATCTTTGTGACGGCCACCAAGGGTCTGGACCCTGAGACGACGCTGACGCCTTCGGTGATTTTTCAGCGGGCGTTTCCAAACCACGCCGTGGCGGTGCTCTCGGGCCCCAACCTCTCCAAAGAGATCGAGGCGGGGCTGCCCGCCGCCACGGTCGTCGCCTGCGCCAATGAAACCGCCGCCGAGGCCGTGCAGCACGTGTTTGCGGGCGAAAACTTTCGCACCTACCGCAGCAGTGACCCGCTGGGAGCCGAGTTGGGCGGCACCCTGAAGAACGTGATTGCGATCGCCGTCGGGGTCTGTGAAGGGCTAGAGTTGGGCTCGAACGCGCGATCGGCCCTTATCACCCGCGCCCTGCCGGAGGTGATGCGGATTGGCACCCACCTGGGCGGCCAGCCCGAAACCTTTTTGGGCCTCTCGGGGCTGGGTGACATGCTCGCCACCTGCACCAGTGCCCTCAGCCGCAACTACCGGGTGGGCTACGGTCTGGCTCAGGGCAAGTCCCTGGAGCAAATTCTTGAGGAACTGGGCAGCACCGCTGAGGGGGTCAACACCGCCTACGTGCTCCACGACATTGCCCAGCGCGAGCAAATTTCGGTGCCGATCTCGCGGCAGGTGTACCTGCTGCTCAAGGGCGACATTTCTGCCGAAGAGGCGGTCGCGGCGCTGATGGAGCGCAAGCTCAAGGCCGAAGACTATCAAGAGATTTTGCAGGGCGAGTGA
- a CDS encoding glycerol-3-phosphate dehydrogenase/oxidase, which translates to MRNLTPLTTQPFDLIVIGGGINGAATARDAALRGLRTVLIEKGDFGSGTTSWSSRLIHGGLRYLEYFEFHLVRESLHEREVLLRHAPHLAKPLQMTIPIYRSGSRSYRIIQVGMVLYDVLSYDKTLPNHRMLSRQKTRQLFRAVDADELAGAAQYYDAQAEHAERLCFENVLDAQQAGATVLNYAQVEDIQLRDQRITGLTCRDLLSDDTFAVATHDQTVVVNTSGPWVDEVCGLSDSPVSQGQKIGGTKGSHIIVDAFPGAPSSALYVEAKSDGRPFFIIPWLGQYLIGTTDERYSGALDNIKADDAEIDYLLKETNAVLPAAHLTRQDVRFTYAGVRPLPYAEGQKAGSISRAHILHDHSQEGATNLISLIGGKLTTHRQVGEEFVDAVFRKRGEAPPPCATHRRSLPGAILLDDPQVGQWHDRYRHRIHTATLDHLIGIYGARTGELLALVDEHPALVEPIVDYAHDIQAQIVFAVQSEMAHTFVDILRRRTTVAMHRNYGFDALPVVAQVLREYCGWSEERCDRNIRDYHQFMETNCIPDYAMGQESPSLQTA; encoded by the coding sequence ATGCGCAACCTCACCCCCCTCACCACCCAACCCTTCGACCTGATCGTCATCGGTGGTGGCATCAACGGTGCCGCCACCGCACGGGATGCCGCCCTGCGCGGACTGCGTACCGTCTTGATTGAGAAAGGCGACTTTGGTAGCGGCACCACCAGCTGGTCGAGCCGTCTGATTCACGGGGGCTTGCGGTATCTGGAGTACTTCGAGTTTCACCTGGTGCGCGAGTCGCTGCACGAGCGGGAGGTGCTGCTGCGTCACGCCCCCCACCTGGCCAAGCCCCTGCAGATGACGATTCCCATCTACCGCAGTGGCTCGCGCAGCTACCGCATCATTCAGGTGGGCATGGTGCTCTACGACGTGCTCAGCTACGACAAGACGCTGCCCAACCACCGCATGCTGTCGCGCCAAAAGACCCGCCAGCTGTTTCGCGCCGTGGATGCCGACGAGCTGGCCGGAGCCGCCCAGTACTACGACGCCCAGGCCGAGCACGCCGAGCGCCTCTGCTTTGAAAACGTCCTCGATGCTCAGCAGGCGGGGGCCACGGTTTTGAACTATGCCCAGGTGGAGGATATTCAGCTCCGGGATCAGCGGATTACCGGGTTGACCTGCCGCGATCTGCTCAGCGACGACACCTTTGCGGTGGCCACCCACGACCAAACCGTGGTGGTCAACACCTCTGGTCCCTGGGTCGATGAGGTGTGCGGCCTCAGCGATTCTCCCGTCAGCCAGGGGCAAAAAATTGGTGGTACCAAGGGTAGCCACATCATTGTCGATGCCTTCCCCGGCGCGCCCAGCTCCGCCCTGTATGTGGAGGCCAAATCAGACGGGCGGCCTTTCTTCATTATCCCCTGGTTGGGACAGTACCTGATCGGCACCACCGACGAGCGCTACAGCGGTGCCCTGGACAATATCAAGGCCGACGACGCCGAAATTGACTACCTGCTGAAGGAAACCAATGCGGTACTGCCCGCCGCCCACCTCACCCGCCAGGACGTGCGCTTTACCTACGCCGGGGTGCGCCCCCTGCCCTACGCCGAGGGCCAAAAAGCGGGCAGCATCAGCCGTGCCCACATTCTCCACGACCACAGCCAGGAGGGGGCCACCAACCTGATCTCGCTGATTGGCGGCAAGCTCACCACCCATCGCCAGGTGGGCGAAGAATTTGTCGATGCGGTTTTCCGCAAGCGGGGTGAGGCGCCCCCCCCCTGCGCCACCCACAGGCGATCGCTGCCCGGTGCGATCTTGCTAGATGATCCCCAGGTAGGCCAGTGGCACGATCGCTACCGCCATCGCATTCACACCGCTACCCTCGACCACCTGATCGGCATCTACGGCGCTCGCACGGGCGAGCTGCTGGCCCTGGTGGATGAGCACCCCGCCCTGGTCGAACCGATTGTCGACTACGCCCACGACATTCAGGCCCAGATTGTCTTTGCCGTCCAGAGCGAAATGGCCCACACCTTCGTGGATATCCTGCGCCGCCGCACCACGGTAGCCATGCACCGCAACTACGGCTTTGACGCGCTACCGGTAGTGGCCCAGGTACTGCGAGAGTACTGCGGGTGGAGCGAGGAGCGCTGCGATCGCAACATTCGCGACTACCACCAGTTCATGGAGACCAACTGCATCCCCGACTACGCCATGGGGCAGGAGAGTCCTTCGCTGCAAACCGCTTAA
- the ggpS gene encoding glucosylglycerol-phosphate synthase — protein MKSSLVILYHREPYDEVVENGKTVYREKKSPNGIVPTLKSFFANADSSTWVAWKQVAADKQESFDDRVTMEGWSDRAVIRRIPLTAERVKDFYYITAKEAIWPILHSFPEHFTYESSDWENFQYINKLFAEAACEEAADDALIWIHDYNLWLTPFYIRQKMPNVKIAFFHHTPFPAADVFNILHWREAIVDSLLCCDLCGFHIPRYVENFVSAARSLRDVNIVERKPVPEAFTPFGTALAEPDMTTRLEYKGRVVNVDAFPVGTNPSYIHEMVNKPSVQQRVAEIRNDLGDNKIIVSAGRVDYVKGAKEMLLCFERLLDRRPELRGKVNLIMTAVKAAAGMRVYKTAQSEIEQLVGQINGKYSTLTWNAIQLFTEPIPFDDLMALYKTADIAWIPPLRDGLNLVAKEYIAAHGGENGVLVLSEFTGSAVELPDAILTNPYSDQNMDECIDQALAMSPEEQKRRMTTMHNAITQYDVQQWANHMFREANAVSVVEPEADRELAIA, from the coding sequence ATGAAATCCTCTTTAGTCATTCTCTATCACCGCGAGCCCTACGACGAGGTTGTTGAAAACGGCAAAACCGTCTATCGCGAGAAAAAAAGTCCCAACGGCATTGTGCCGACCCTGAAAAGTTTTTTTGCCAACGCCGATAGCAGCACCTGGGTCGCCTGGAAGCAGGTCGCCGCTGATAAGCAAGAGAGCTTCGATGACCGCGTCACCATGGAAGGCTGGAGCGATCGCGCCGTCATCCGCCGCATTCCCCTCACCGCTGAGCGGGTCAAAGATTTTTACTACATCACCGCCAAAGAGGCGATCTGGCCCATTCTCCACTCCTTTCCTGAGCACTTCACCTACGAAAGCTCCGACTGGGAAAACTTCCAGTACATCAACAAGCTGTTTGCCGAAGCCGCCTGCGAAGAGGCTGCCGACGACGCCCTGATCTGGATTCACGACTACAACCTGTGGCTGACGCCCTTCTACATTCGGCAAAAGATGCCCAATGTGAAGATCGCCTTCTTCCACCACACCCCCTTCCCCGCCGCCGATGTGTTCAACATTCTGCACTGGCGCGAGGCGATCGTCGACAGCCTGCTCTGCTGCGACCTGTGCGGCTTCCACATTCCCCGCTACGTCGAAAACTTTGTCTCCGCCGCCCGCAGCCTGCGCGATGTGAACATTGTTGAGCGCAAGCCCGTGCCCGAGGCCTTTACCCCCTTCGGCACCGCCCTGGCCGAACCGGACATGACCACCCGGCTCGAATACAAAGGCCGCGTGGTCAATGTCGACGCCTTCCCCGTGGGCACCAACCCGAGCTACATCCACGAGATGGTCAACAAGCCCTCGGTGCAGCAGCGCGTGGCCGAAATTCGCAACGACCTGGGCGACAACAAGATCATCGTCTCGGCGGGCCGGGTGGACTACGTGAAGGGGGCGAAAGAAATGCTGCTCTGCTTCGAGCGCCTGCTCGATCGCCGCCCCGAGCTGCGCGGCAAGGTGAATTTGATCATGACCGCCGTCAAAGCCGCCGCCGGGATGCGGGTCTACAAAACCGCCCAGAGCGAAATCGAGCAGCTGGTGGGTCAGATCAACGGCAAGTACTCCACCCTGACCTGGAATGCCATTCAGCTCTTTACCGAGCCGATTCCCTTTGACGACCTGATGGCGCTGTACAAAACCGCCGACATCGCCTGGATTCCGCCCCTGCGCGACGGCCTCAACCTGGTGGCCAAAGAATACATCGCGGCCCACGGCGGTGAAAACGGCGTGCTGGTGCTCTCGGAGTTCACCGGCTCGGCGGTGGAGCTGCCCGATGCCATTCTCACCAACCCCTATTCCGACCAGAATATGGACGAGTGCATTGACCAGGCGCTGGCGATGTCGCCCGAGGAGCAAAAGCGCCGCATGACCACCATGCACAACGCCATCACCCAGTACGACGTGCAGCAGTGGGCCAACCACATGTTCCGCGAAGCTAACGCGGTGAGTGTGGTGGAGCCCGAAGCAGACAGGGAACTGGCGATCGCCTAG
- a CDS encoding cation-translocating P-type ATPase has product MTVLSAQPPAQDTASESSSGHTVVLNVSGMKCAGCVRAVETRLNQVDGVRSATVNLVTEVAVVETQPGSVTAEDLVEQVAEAGFSATPRATDGDGDDLTAWVEAKREEQKQQGRRLGVAIALLILSTIGHLNHFGWLTIPVLSDLWFHAVLATVTLAFPAREILVDGWAGLRRLAPNMNTLVALGSVSAYLASVVALVFPGLGWECFFEEPVMLLAFILLGRTLEQRARYRAADALRSLVDLQPNLARLISNPATAGVAQTGVEVPARCLQVGEWVQVLPGEKVPADGTVVSGQSTVDESMLTGESMPVLKQPGDPVTAGTINQSGAIALQVTGTGQNTVLAQMIRLVEAAQSRKAPIQRLADVISGYFTYGVLSLAALTFLFWYFIGLHQWPQVMHAALGMAHMGHTMTYTSSTLLVSLKLAIAVMVVACPCALGLATPTAILVGSGLGAERGLLLRGGDSLETIAHLDTVVFDKTGTLTMGRPTVTGVHPLTNLTEADILQLAATVESGTQHPLAKAIHRAATAQELDLLPANEFDTQPGLGVAAQVTWQGTAQPCALGNQQWMSQRELVLDAEVQDRAKALAEAGQTVVYVALGDAVVGLVAIADQLRPDAAAVVADLQKQGLQVRVLTGDRKEVAEAIAAQLHLTPSQVTAEVSPQGKLDAIRQLQNKGYTVALVGDGINDAPALAQADVGISLHSGTDIAMETADVILMGDQLSALLETLTLSRATFNKIRQNLAWAFAYNLVAIPLAAGVLLPTIGVSLSPAAAGGMMAFSSVAVVVNSLLLRRG; this is encoded by the coding sequence ATGACAGTGCTTTCTGCCCAACCGCCTGCTCAAGATACGGCATCCGAGTCGTCGTCTGGTCACACCGTGGTGCTGAATGTCAGCGGCATGAAGTGCGCCGGATGCGTACGGGCCGTCGAAACTCGGCTGAATCAGGTGGATGGGGTGCGATCGGCCACGGTCAACCTGGTAACGGAGGTGGCGGTGGTCGAAACCCAGCCCGGATCCGTAACTGCCGAAGACCTGGTAGAGCAGGTCGCCGAGGCGGGCTTTAGCGCCACCCCCCGCGCCACCGATGGCGACGGCGACGACCTCACCGCCTGGGTCGAAGCCAAACGAGAGGAGCAAAAACAGCAGGGACGACGGCTGGGGGTAGCGATCGCCCTGCTCATCCTCTCCACCATCGGCCACCTCAACCACTTCGGCTGGCTGACGATTCCGGTACTCAGCGACCTGTGGTTTCACGCCGTTCTGGCCACGGTGACGCTGGCGTTTCCGGCCCGCGAAATTTTGGTCGATGGCTGGGCCGGGCTGCGGCGGCTGGCCCCCAACATGAATACCCTGGTGGCCCTGGGCAGTGTCAGCGCCTACCTGGCTAGCGTGGTGGCGCTGGTGTTCCCCGGCCTGGGCTGGGAGTGCTTTTTTGAAGAGCCGGTGATGCTGCTGGCGTTTATTTTGCTGGGCCGCACCCTGGAGCAGCGAGCGCGGTATCGGGCGGCGGATGCGCTGCGATCGCTGGTTGACCTCCAGCCCAACCTGGCCCGGCTGATCTCCAACCCCGCCACCGCCGGAGTCGCCCAAACCGGCGTCGAAGTGCCCGCCCGCTGCCTGCAAGTGGGCGAGTGGGTGCAGGTGCTACCGGGCGAAAAAGTGCCCGCCGACGGCACCGTGGTCTCGGGCCAGAGCACTGTGGATGAGTCGATGCTGACCGGCGAATCGATGCCGGTGCTGAAGCAGCCCGGTGACCCGGTGACGGCGGGCACAATTAACCAGAGCGGCGCGATCGCCCTGCAAGTCACCGGCACTGGCCAGAACACCGTGCTGGCCCAAATGATTCGCCTGGTAGAAGCGGCCCAGAGCCGCAAGGCCCCGATTCAGCGGCTGGCGGATGTGATCTCGGGCTACTTCACCTACGGGGTGCTGAGCCTGGCGGCGCTCACGTTTCTGTTCTGGTATTTCATCGGCCTGCACCAGTGGCCCCAGGTGATGCACGCGGCCCTGGGCATGGCCCACATGGGTCACACCATGACCTACACCTCCTCCACCCTGCTGGTGAGTCTCAAGCTGGCGATCGCGGTGATGGTGGTCGCCTGCCCCTGCGCCCTGGGCCTGGCCACCCCCACCGCCATTCTGGTTGGCTCGGGCCTGGGGGCCGAGCGTGGCCTGCTGCTGCGCGGCGGCGACAGCCTGGAGACCATCGCCCACCTGGATACGGTGGTGTTCGACAAGACCGGCACCCTCACCATGGGCCGGCCCACCGTTACCGGAGTGCATCCCCTGACCAACCTGACAGAAGCCGACATCCTCCAGCTCGCCGCCACCGTCGAGAGCGGCACCCAGCACCCCCTCGCCAAGGCCATCCACCGGGCCGCGACAGCGCAAGAACTGGACCTGCTGCCCGCCAACGAGTTTGATACTCAGCCGGGCCTCGGCGTCGCCGCCCAGGTGACCTGGCAGGGCACCGCCCAGCCCTGCGCCCTGGGCAACCAGCAATGGATGAGCCAGCGAGAACTGGTGCTGGATGCCGAGGTGCAGGACCGGGCCAAGGCGCTGGCAGAAGCGGGGCAGACGGTGGTGTACGTGGCGCTGGGGGATGCGGTGGTGGGTCTGGTGGCGATCGCCGATCAACTCCGCCCCGATGCCGCCGCTGTGGTGGCAGACCTGCAAAAGCAGGGGCTCCAGGTGCGGGTGCTGACGGGGGATAGAAAAGAGGTTGCTGAGGCGATCGCCGCCCAGCTCCACCTCACCCCCAGCCAGGTCACCGCCGAAGTCTCCCCCCAGGGCAAGCTCGACGCGATCCGCCAGCTCCAGAACAAGGGCTACACCGTCGCCCTTGTCGGCGACGGCATCAACGACGCCCCCGCCCTGGCCCAGGCCGATGTTGGCATCAGCCTCCACTCCGGCACCGACATCGCCATGGAAACCGCCGACGTCATTCTCATGGGCGACCAGCTCTCCGCCCTGCTCGAAACCCTCACCCTCAGCCGCGCCACCTTCAACAAAATTCGCCAAAACCTGGCCTGGGCCTTTGCCTACAACCTAGTGGCGATCCCCCTGGCGGCGGGGGTGCTGCTGCCCACCATCGGAGTCAGCCTCAGCCCCGCCGCCGCAGGCGGCATGATGGCGTTTAGTTCAGTAGCGGTGGTGGTGAATTCTCTGTTATTACGTCGAGGATAG
- a CDS encoding addiction module protein yields MPIDQLTAEALALPDNLKIQLVEELLASLETVDEAIQAEWIAEAQRRRDEILAGTVQTIPGDEALAQARSLLNQ; encoded by the coding sequence ATGCCGATTGATCAATTAACGGCTGAGGCGCTTGCGCTTCCTGATAATCTCAAAATTCAGCTTGTAGAGGAGCTGTTGGCAAGTTTAGAAACTGTAGACGAGGCGATTCAAGCCGAATGGATTGCCGAAGCTCAGAGGCGACGGGATGAAATTTTGGCTGGCACCGTACAAACCATTCCTGGGGATGAAGCACTTGCTCAAGCGAGAAGTTTGCTGAATCAATGA
- a CDS encoding type II CAAX prenyl endopeptidase Rce1 family protein — translation MIVRLPHRWLLPRVNRRGLILALTAALVVLWSSVAAIASVSTYELAQAQPFNQITTYPVQPLPSSPNLRPNGAWNGRLILPSAAEYAADPGDWTWFEVWHGPNPELVGQILKLTWKPSTLAETYVETVTHDIDFSPQAERFLANGNLVPVRLNGRRQVGPLQSLAGARPNDDVTVRLMESELVSEAGQPVLQTALEPIQITGREYGLVKILGPDPGVNAPLPTDCPGEAPCPTEFFRVQFYDGATRDFTGPTGTIRIPQQPRVNGDRFFSNLRELDTSPAGTAGWYVYGARDTEGVFTVQALKPRSLVQLMPDQVVIGREPGFKYIDRQNWRDTPQRQGTLQRVLVSPDGGSSDAARDRWQEGDYALVIHLFGGIGGENSEFIPAGTVTGHFAYGLARVVREPIADELQFDIQYQQIYAHNSPGVLSGTQDWSGYMGDMQRGWLGMRPVSDVVVKLDAFVAPFQFGETRISLFRELLMQTQVLAARYRTGDGTGVAGVTPAVSCVQDSNQALFIAMQQVRRQIETHPEIVEWLRQNPTSPEAVRARQFVALGIDLEAMLVPYGVIRPDWRNNAESLAGIAPRGDFVSNTGLLSGVLSWQSMMPRWAHDEVARVFLRHGAQLWFLRTNMVGGHDPLVEPVPPTTLLGGIPFLGRGVQRLVDALTTPIAWSDVLLTLLALALYAALAIPFGLQNRFLVPQNAIGNPIRFGFHALRLFFAPALLEEIAFRVLLLPHPNEGIPGWRWLLWAIASLILFMLYHRLLGKTLYKAANHTLSDRRFLILMGWLGLFLTGLYWITGSLWLCAFLHWAVVLGWLYALGGKARLPGTPRRQHPSRPKTAIEPVELTP, via the coding sequence ATGATAGTTCGACTGCCCCATCGCTGGCTGCTCCCGCGCGTTAACCGGCGAGGGCTGATTTTGGCGCTGACGGCGGCCCTGGTGGTGCTGTGGAGCAGTGTGGCTGCGATCGCCAGCGTGTCCACCTACGAACTGGCCCAGGCCCAACCCTTCAACCAAATCACCACCTACCCGGTGCAGCCCCTGCCCAGTTCCCCCAACCTGCGGCCCAACGGGGCCTGGAACGGGCGGCTGATCTTGCCCAGCGCAGCGGAGTACGCGGCCGACCCCGGCGATTGGACCTGGTTTGAGGTGTGGCACGGCCCGAACCCTGAGCTGGTAGGCCAGATCCTTAAGCTGACCTGGAAGCCCAGCACCCTGGCTGAAACCTACGTCGAAACCGTTACCCATGACATTGACTTTAGCCCCCAGGCCGAGCGGTTTTTGGCCAACGGCAACCTGGTGCCCGTGCGGCTGAACGGACGCCGCCAGGTGGGGCCGCTGCAATCGCTGGCCGGGGCGCGGCCCAACGACGATGTTACGGTGCGGCTGATGGAAAGCGAGCTAGTGAGTGAAGCGGGTCAGCCGGTGCTGCAAACCGCGCTGGAGCCGATTCAAATTACGGGGCGCGAGTACGGCCTGGTGAAAATTCTGGGGCCAGATCCGGGTGTGAACGCGCCCCTGCCCACCGATTGCCCTGGGGAGGCACCCTGCCCCACCGAGTTCTTTCGGGTACAGTTTTATGACGGAGCGACCCGAGATTTTACTGGCCCCACGGGCACCATCCGCATTCCCCAGCAGCCCAGGGTCAATGGCGATCGCTTTTTCTCCAACCTGCGAGAGCTAGACACCTCCCCCGCAGGAACCGCAGGCTGGTACGTCTACGGCGCGCGAGACACGGAGGGCGTCTTCACCGTGCAGGCGCTCAAGCCCCGCAGCCTGGTGCAGCTGATGCCCGATCAGGTGGTGATTGGCCGCGAGCCGGGGTTTAAGTACATTGACCGGCAGAACTGGCGCGATACCCCCCAGCGCCAGGGCACCCTGCAGCGGGTGCTGGTCAGCCCCGACGGCGGCAGCTCCGATGCGGCCCGCGATCGCTGGCAGGAGGGCGACTACGCCCTGGTGATTCACCTGTTTGGCGGCATCGGCGGCGAAAATAGCGAATTCATTCCGGCGGGAACGGTGACGGGCCACTTTGCCTACGGGCTGGCGCGGGTGGTGCGCGAGCCGATCGCCGATGAGCTGCAGTTCGACATTCAGTACCAGCAGATCTACGCCCACAACTCGCCGGGGGTGCTCTCAGGCACCCAGGACTGGAGCGGCTACATGGGCGACATGCAGCGGGGCTGGCTGGGCATGCGCCCGGTGTCGGATGTGGTGGTGAAGCTCGATGCGTTTGTCGCGCCCTTTCAATTTGGCGAGACGCGCATCTCGCTGTTTCGGGAGCTGCTGATGCAGACCCAGGTGCTGGCCGCCCGCTACCGCACGGGTGACGGTACGGGGGTAGCCGGGGTGACCCCGGCTGTCTCCTGCGTGCAGGACTCGAACCAGGCGCTGTTTATCGCCATGCAGCAGGTGCGGCGACAGATTGAAACCCACCCCGAGATTGTCGAGTGGCTGCGGCAAAACCCCACCAGCCCCGAGGCCGTGCGCGCTCGCCAATTTGTGGCCCTGGGCATCGACCTGGAGGCCATGCTCGTTCCCTACGGCGTGATTCGCCCCGACTGGCGCAACAATGCCGAATCGCTGGCAGGCATTGCGCCCCGAGGCGATTTCGTCAGCAATACGGGGCTGCTGAGCGGGGTGCTGAGCTGGCAGAGCATGATGCCCCGCTGGGCCCACGATGAGGTGGCGCGGGTGTTTCTGCGCCACGGGGCACAGCTGTGGTTTTTGCGTACCAATATGGTGGGTGGTCATGACCCGCTGGTGGAGCCGGTGCCACCCACCACGCTGCTGGGCGGCATTCCCTTTTTGGGGCGGGGAGTGCAGCGCCTGGTCGATGCCCTGACCACGCCGATCGCCTGGAGTGACGTACTGCTCACCCTGCTGGCCCTGGCCCTCTACGCCGCCCTGGCGATTCCCTTTGGGCTCCAAAATCGGTTTTTGGTGCCGCAGAATGCCATCGGCAACCCAATCCGCTTTGGCTTCCACGCTCTGAGGCTGTTTTTTGCGCCCGCCCTGCTCGAAGAAATCGCCTTTCGGGTGCTGCTACTGCCCCACCCCAATGAGGGCATACCGGGTTGGCGATGGCTGCTGTGGGCGATCGCCAGTCTGATTCTGTTTATGCTCTATCACCGCTTGCTGGGCAAAACCCTGTACAAAGCGGCCAATCACACCCTCAGCGATCGCCGCTTCCTGATTTTGATGGGCTGGCTGGGGCTATTTTTGACCGGGTTGTACTGGATCACCGGCTCCCTGTGGCTGTGCGCGTTCCTGCACTGGGCAGTAGTCTTAGGGTGGCTCTACGCCCTCGGCGGCAAAGCCCGCCTGCCCGGCACCCCCCGCCGCCAGCACCCCTCCCGCCCAAAAACCGCAATAGAACCCGTTGAATTAACCCCCTAA
- a CDS encoding alpha/beta hydrolase, with protein sequence MGLASALGLLILAGAGTYAAFRLSPWPSALLIRRAFDAEAEQVSEALEPFLPEAVAAVRNQRYAPGRDAYLDVYFPASLGEGYRLPTVVWSHGGAYISGDKDQIGHYAQVLAGQGFTVVSVNYSIAPGAKFPTPIRQVNQALGYLVEHSDRLRVDPNRLFLAGDSAGSHISAQLAVAIGEPAYAQQLGLTPAVTPDQIAGMLLYCGPYNVRSVNLSGPFGQFMTTVLWAYSGDRNFADNDYFALANLSDYVTAAFPPTFISAGNADPLLPHSIALAEQLEQLGVPVETLFFPADHEPGLGHEYQFVLASEAGQLALKRSVQFLKAPPLRDTPAADLPQ encoded by the coding sequence GTGGGGCTGGCCTCCGCTCTGGGGCTGTTAATCCTGGCCGGGGCGGGTACCTACGCCGCCTTTCGGCTCAGCCCCTGGCCCTCGGCGCTGCTGATTCGCCGGGCCTTTGATGCCGAGGCCGAACAGGTGTCTGAAGCGCTGGAACCGTTTCTACCCGAGGCTGTGGCGGCGGTGCGGAATCAGCGCTACGCCCCAGGTCGCGATGCCTACCTCGATGTCTATTTCCCGGCCAGCCTGGGCGAGGGCTACAGGCTGCCGACGGTGGTGTGGAGCCACGGCGGCGCGTACATCTCTGGCGACAAAGACCAGATCGGCCACTACGCCCAGGTGCTGGCCGGGCAGGGGTTTACCGTGGTGAGCGTCAACTACTCCATTGCCCCAGGGGCCAAATTTCCGACGCCCATTCGCCAGGTCAATCAGGCGCTGGGCTACCTGGTCGAACACAGCGATCGCCTGCGGGTAGACCCCAACCGCCTCTTTCTGGCGGGCGACTCTGCCGGGTCGCACATTTCGGCCCAGCTGGCGGTAGCGATTGGCGAACCCGCCTACGCCCAGCAGCTCGGCCTCACCCCGGCGGTCACCCCCGACCAGATCGCTGGAATGCTGCTCTACTGCGGCCCCTACAACGTGCGATCGGTCAACCTCAGCGGGCCGTTCGGGCAGTTTATGACTACGGTGCTGTGGGCCTACAGCGGCGATCGCAACTTTGCCGACAACGACTACTTCGCCCTGGCCAACCTGAGCGACTACGTCACCGCCGCCTTTCCGCCCACGTTTATTTCGGCGGGCAATGCCGATCCGCTGCTGCCCCACTCAATCGCGCTGGCCGAGCAGCTTGAGCAGCTGGGCGTGCCGGTTGAAACGCTGTTTTTCCCCGCCGACCACGAGCCGGGGCTGGGGCACGAGTACCAGTTTGTGCTGGCCAGCGAGGCCGGGCAGCTCGCCCTAAAGCGATCGGTGCAGTTTCTCAAGGCACCGCCATTGAGGGATACACCCGCTGCCGATCTACCGCAATAG